A genomic segment from Leptolyngbya boryana PCC 6306 encodes:
- the mgtE gene encoding magnesium transporter, translating to MLTQDSRATLDRISDLNRLKLELNELPAIDVGDYISDLAPEQRAITFRLLNKTQATDVFEYLPPDVRESLIGSLHNIQVCQIVESMRPDDRAELFDELPAGIVKRLVQQLSPEERQATATILGYAEGTAGRVMTTEYVRLREGLTVGEALSKIRLADRDKETIYYAYVTDNNRKLKQVVSLRQLLFSIPDARIEDIGSDRVIKARTEMQQEEVAQLMKRYDLLAVPVVDREDRLVGIITVDDVVDILEQEATEDIQKLGGGGGDESSLSLPIDKLRNRLPWLLGIMALYIGASSAIAPFQTTIAAVPVLAVIMPLFSNTGGTVGIQALTVTIRSLGVGEVSSKDTMKILRKELIAGVGTALALGLTMLLLSLIWTKPEERWVGFVAGFVMASNSIVAVTLGTLLPMGLKRLNLDPALVSGPLVTTLLDTIGFITFLTLITFSLNVLKLGV from the coding sequence ATGCTGACTCAAGACAGTCGGGCAACGCTCGATCGTATCTCGGATCTCAATCGCTTAAAGTTAGAGCTAAACGAACTGCCTGCGATCGATGTAGGCGACTATATTTCTGACCTGGCTCCTGAACAACGAGCCATTACATTTCGCTTATTAAATAAAACTCAGGCAACGGATGTCTTCGAGTATTTGCCACCGGATGTGCGCGAATCGCTGATCGGTTCGCTGCACAATATCCAGGTTTGTCAAATTGTCGAATCGATGCGTCCTGACGATCGCGCAGAATTATTTGATGAATTGCCTGCGGGGATTGTCAAACGGCTTGTTCAACAACTGAGTCCAGAAGAACGGCAGGCGACGGCAACAATTTTGGGGTACGCCGAGGGGACAGCAGGTCGGGTGATGACGACCGAGTATGTCCGCTTGCGAGAAGGACTGACGGTGGGCGAGGCGTTGAGTAAGATTCGACTCGCTGACCGAGATAAGGAAACGATTTACTACGCTTACGTCACGGATAATAACCGCAAGCTGAAGCAGGTGGTTTCGCTGCGACAATTATTATTTTCGATCCCGGATGCCAGAATTGAGGACATTGGCAGCGATCGTGTGATCAAAGCCCGGACTGAAATGCAGCAAGAAGAAGTCGCGCAGTTAATGAAGCGCTATGACTTGCTAGCGGTTCCGGTTGTCGATCGCGAAGATCGTCTAGTTGGAATTATCACGGTCGATGATGTCGTCGATATTCTCGAACAAGAAGCAACCGAGGATATCCAAAAACTTGGCGGTGGCGGTGGCGATGAGTCTTCGCTGTCGCTGCCGATCGATAAACTTCGCAATCGGTTGCCTTGGTTGTTAGGAATTATGGCGCTTTATATTGGAGCGTCGAGTGCAATCGCGCCGTTTCAAACGACGATCGCGGCTGTTCCAGTTTTGGCGGTGATTATGCCTTTGTTCTCGAATACGGGCGGAACGGTCGGAATTCAGGCGTTGACGGTGACGATTCGATCGCTCGGCGTTGGAGAAGTATCTTCAAAAGATACGATGAAAATTCTGCGAAAAGAATTGATTGCAGGAGTTGGAACGGCATTGGCGCTGGGATTGACGATGTTATTGCTGTCGTTGATTTGGACAAAGCCGGAGGAACGGTGGGTTGGATTTGTAGCGGGCTTTGTGATGGCATCAAATAGCATTGTTGCTGTGACGTTGGGAACGCTGCTACCGATGGGCTTGAAGCGATTGAACCTTGATCCAGCGTTGGTGAGTGGCCCATTGGTGACGACATTGCTCGATACGATCGGCTTTATTACCTTCCTGACTCTGATTACATTCAGTTTGAATGTGTTGAAGCTTGGAGTTTAA
- a CDS encoding GerMN domain-containing protein: MMRNLFLLGAVLLTLSSCRSPDPIKLEISPSPVAASPVAKPTTKGKTLTINIYQIDSECNKFKTTKATVPASQPVTQAIAQTLEKANSESLDVAGYRVKVKSRVATVDFRPVPNARKSLTTLANCEQLALFGSVRRTLTQNPALKIKSVRFTDRGQLIKPQ, translated from the coding sequence ATGATGCGCAATCTATTTCTCTTGGGTGCCGTATTGCTGACACTGAGTAGCTGTCGATCGCCCGACCCGATCAAACTCGAAATATCTCCTTCCCCAGTTGCAGCTTCTCCGGTTGCTAAACCCACAACGAAAGGAAAGACGCTGACGATCAACATCTATCAGATTGATAGCGAATGCAATAAATTCAAAACGACCAAGGCAACCGTTCCTGCGAGTCAGCCCGTGACTCAAGCGATCGCTCAAACTTTAGAAAAAGCAAACAGTGAAAGTTTGGATGTTGCAGGATATCGCGTTAAAGTCAAATCTAGAGTGGCGACCGTCGATTTCCGTCCGGTTCCAAATGCACGAAAATCCTTAACCACGCTTGCGAACTGCGAACAACTTGCTTTATTTGGCAGTGTGCGACGCACGCTCACGCAAAATCCAGCCCTGAAAATTAAATCAGTCCGATTTACCGATCGCGGACAATTGATTAAACCGCAATAG
- the msrA gene encoding peptide-methionine (S)-S-oxide reductase MsrA, which yields MVLFGFGKKSAMPSQSEALKGRSEKMPVPEKHFVNGHPLQAPFPAGLETAVFGLGCFWGAERKFWQQEGVYTTAVGYAAGYTPNPTYQEVCSGMTGHNEVVLVVYDPKKISYEQLLKVFWESHDPTQGMRQGNDAGTQYRSGIYVYSDEQRQFAEASLKTYQAELAKAGYKAITTEILDAPEFYYAEAYHQQYLAKNPNGYCGLGGTKVCYPGA from the coding sequence ATGGTGTTATTTGGATTTGGGAAAAAATCAGCGATGCCGTCGCAGAGTGAGGCTTTAAAAGGGCGATCGGAAAAGATGCCCGTTCCTGAGAAGCACTTTGTCAATGGTCATCCTTTGCAAGCGCCGTTTCCCGCAGGTCTGGAAACCGCCGTTTTCGGATTAGGATGCTTCTGGGGTGCAGAACGCAAATTCTGGCAGCAAGAAGGCGTTTACACAACCGCCGTCGGGTATGCAGCCGGATACACGCCGAATCCAACTTATCAAGAAGTGTGTTCTGGCATGACTGGACATAATGAAGTCGTTCTCGTCGTCTATGACCCGAAAAAAATCAGCTACGAGCAACTTCTGAAGGTCTTCTGGGAAAGCCATGATCCGACTCAGGGAATGCGCCAAGGCAATGATGCGGGAACGCAATATCGATCGGGCATTTATGTCTATTCGGATGAGCAGCGTCAGTTCGCCGAGGCTTCTCTGAAAACCTATCAGGCGGAACTGGCGAAAGCAGGCTACAAAGCCATCACGACCGAAATTCTGGACGCACCAGAGTTTTACTACGCAGAAGCTTATCATCAGCAATATTTGGCTAAAAATCCCAATGGCTACTGTGGCTTAGGTGGTACAAAAGTCTGCTATCCCGGTGCGTGA
- a CDS encoding aspartate carbamoyltransferase catalytic subunit has translation MSWNRRHVLSLADFSVEEYNTVLQTASSFREVLTRRTKKVPTLQGQVVANLFFEPSTRTRSSFELAAKRLSADTLNFAASTSSITKGETILDTAKTYLAMGTDMMVIRHKEAGVPQAIADEMDRLNVKVGVLNAGDGQHEHPSQALLDLFTICSLMDVEKPRSTLLEGKKIAIVGDILHSRVARSNIWSLTASGAEVHLAAPPTLLPKEFADFVKTSNPEISRKLFIHWTLEPALIDADFVMTLRLQKERMTSHLLPSLREYHQQFGITRDRLKLCNPDVRVLHPGPVNRGVEISSDLMDDPVLSLISQQVTSGVAVRMALLYLMGGGKVG, from the coding sequence ATGTCTTGGAATCGTCGCCACGTTTTATCGCTTGCCGATTTTTCGGTTGAAGAATATAACACTGTTTTGCAGACTGCAAGTAGTTTTCGAGAAGTGTTGACTCGTCGTACTAAAAAGGTTCCGACGCTGCAAGGTCAAGTCGTGGCAAATTTGTTTTTTGAACCTTCGACTCGAACTCGCAGTAGTTTTGAACTTGCAGCGAAACGTCTGTCAGCTGATACATTGAACTTTGCTGCGAGTACTTCTTCGATTACCAAAGGAGAAACCATTCTCGATACAGCTAAAACATATTTAGCAATGGGAACGGACATGATGGTGATTCGGCATAAAGAAGCCGGAGTGCCACAAGCGATCGCTGATGAAATGGATCGCTTAAATGTCAAAGTCGGCGTACTCAACGCAGGTGACGGACAACATGAACATCCGTCTCAAGCCTTGCTCGATCTGTTTACGATTTGTTCGTTGATGGATGTCGAAAAACCGCGATCGACATTACTCGAAGGCAAAAAAATTGCGATCGTGGGCGATATCTTGCATTCTCGGGTGGCTCGATCCAACATTTGGAGCTTGACTGCTAGTGGAGCAGAAGTTCACTTAGCTGCGCCCCCGACATTGCTGCCAAAAGAGTTCGCGGATTTTGTTAAAACAAGCAATCCAGAAATTTCTCGAAAATTGTTCATTCATTGGACATTAGAGCCTGCGCTAATTGATGCAGATTTTGTCATGACATTGCGCTTGCAAAAAGAACGAATGACCAGCCATCTGTTGCCGAGTTTGCGCGAGTATCATCAACAGTTTGGGATCACGCGCGATCGCTTAAAGCTGTGTAATCCAGACGTGAGAGTGCTGCATCCCGGCCCGGTGAATCGAGGCGTTGAGATCAGTTCGGATTTGATGGATGATCCGGTGCTGAGTTTGATTTCGCAGCAGGTAACGAGTGGGGTAGCGGTGCGGATGGCGTTGTTGTATTTGATGGGAGGGGGGAAGGTTGGGTAG
- a CDS encoding MBL fold metallo-hydrolase, producing the protein MTQLDCFPYGAGHGDEGVALLVRMGPYRILLDCGLPDISALSDSAAPLPADVVLCSHAHPDHAQGLLALYRSFPKLPIYASEATTQLLPLNWMDEADKVPQFVQALPWRSPVEFQDGLTAELFPAGHLPGAAAILLTYAPSTGERPCSVLYTGDFFLSNSRLVEGLRLEELRGLHPDVVIIEGTYGTARFPHRRQQENQLAERISRALSDRHSVLLPTPMIGLGQELLMLLRSHHSFTGRDLDIWVDGMVAAGCDAYLDLLPHLPASVQNFARHQSLFWDDRVRPRVRRLHPEQRSTVSASPCIVLTDFSVNWDEFFDDQPERWLTLLPQNLEGSVFNIPQNYAVETYLLAQHCDGASTTQFIHNLRPQHVIFVHGNPSYLTDLTGLDELHNRYHLHCPASGTLVELPIGETFLQPVLPETTYEGEITELATEVIVSLPEAITADPRWRSLSDTGLIEARWQGQDLILRGLNQRELMNQDRSSIWLEEAERDSCFRCRHFRGQRCWNPASPLFNFKVTPEGYCPAFESARTELDPQPTQQDADHAPG; encoded by the coding sequence GTGACGCAACTGGACTGTTTTCCCTACGGTGCGGGACATGGCGACGAGGGAGTCGCACTCTTAGTTCGGATGGGTCCCTATCGGATTTTGCTGGATTGCGGACTCCCCGATATTTCCGCGCTCTCTGATAGTGCAGCCCCGCTCCCGGCAGACGTGGTTCTCTGCAGCCATGCCCATCCTGATCATGCTCAAGGCTTGCTTGCCTTATATCGATCGTTTCCCAAACTGCCAATTTACGCCAGCGAAGCAACCACTCAACTGTTGCCGCTCAACTGGATGGATGAGGCGGACAAAGTGCCGCAATTTGTCCAGGCTTTGCCTTGGCGATCGCCAGTTGAGTTTCAAGATGGTCTGACGGCTGAACTGTTTCCGGCGGGACATCTGCCAGGAGCAGCAGCGATTTTATTAACCTATGCGCCGAGTACGGGAGAACGTCCTTGCAGTGTTCTCTATACCGGAGATTTTTTCCTGTCGAATTCTCGATTAGTAGAAGGACTGCGCCTGGAAGAATTACGCGGATTGCATCCCGATGTCGTGATTATTGAAGGAACTTACGGCACGGCTCGATTTCCCCATCGACGACAGCAGGAAAATCAACTTGCAGAAAGAATCAGCCGAGCATTAAGCGATCGACATTCTGTTTTACTGCCCACTCCGATGATTGGATTGGGGCAAGAGTTGCTGATGTTGCTCAGAAGCCATCATTCGTTTACAGGGCGGGATCTCGATATTTGGGTCGATGGCATGGTCGCGGCGGGCTGTGATGCGTATTTAGATTTGCTGCCTCATCTGCCTGCTTCTGTGCAAAACTTTGCGCGTCATCAGTCTTTGTTTTGGGACGATCGCGTGCGTCCGAGAGTGCGACGATTGCATCCAGAACAGCGATCGACGGTCAGCGCGTCTCCGTGCATTGTGCTGACCGATTTCTCAGTCAATTGGGATGAGTTCTTTGACGATCAGCCAGAACGTTGGCTCACTTTACTACCGCAGAACCTTGAAGGATCTGTCTTTAACATTCCTCAGAACTATGCAGTCGAAACCTACCTGCTCGCACAGCATTGTGATGGCGCAAGCACGACGCAATTTATTCACAATCTGCGCCCTCAACACGTAATTTTCGTCCACGGAAATCCGAGCTATTTGACAGATTTAACAGGACTCGATGAGTTGCACAATCGCTACCATCTGCATTGTCCTGCATCCGGCACGCTCGTTGAGTTACCGATCGGAGAAACATTCTTACAGCCTGTCTTGCCGGAGACAACTTACGAAGGAGAAATTACAGAACTGGCAACAGAAGTCATCGTCTCTTTACCCGAGGCAATTACGGCTGATCCGCGCTGGCGATCGCTGTCTGACACTGGATTAATCGAAGCGCGTTGGCAAGGACAGGATTTAATCTTGCGGGGATTGAATCAGCGAGAATTGATGAATCAAGATCGATCGTCGATTTGGTTAGAAGAAGCTGAAAGAGATAGCTGTTTTCGCTGTCGGCATTTCCGAGGGCAACGCTGTTGGAATCCAGCATCGCCCTTGTTTAATTTCAAAGTCACGCCGGAGGGATATTGTCCCGCGTTTGAGTCGGCGCGAACCGAGCTTGATCCACAGCCGACTCAACAAGATGCAGATCACGCACCGGGATAG
- a CDS encoding LabA-like NYN domain-containing protein yields MQLVPRPSHSSFPENSSLGKTSQYKQLIPSDPEERVVILIDGANLFYAAMQLGMEIDYTRLLQCLTGDRSLVRAYFYTGVDRANEKQQRFLLWMRHNGFRVVSKELIQHPDGSKKADLNIEMAVDMITLSQHCDTIILLSGTGDLTYAVDHVSYRGVKIEVVSLPTMTSDSLIHVSDHFIDLTHLKPNIEKLRPAQERIPD; encoded by the coding sequence ATGCAGCTAGTCCCCAGACCGTCTCACTCCTCCTTTCCGGAAAATTCTTCTTTAGGCAAAACTTCTCAATACAAACAACTGATTCCCTCTGATCCAGAAGAACGAGTCGTCATCCTGATTGATGGTGCAAACCTGTTTTATGCAGCGATGCAGCTTGGCATGGAGATTGACTATACTCGCCTCTTACAATGCCTAACCGGAGATCGATCGCTAGTTCGCGCCTATTTCTACACCGGAGTCGATCGCGCGAACGAAAAGCAACAGCGATTTCTCTTATGGATGCGCCATAACGGATTCCGGGTTGTCTCTAAAGAGCTAATTCAGCACCCAGATGGCTCCAAAAAAGCGGATCTCAACATTGAAATGGCGGTGGATATGATCACCCTTTCCCAGCACTGTGACACGATCATCTTGCTCAGCGGCACAGGCGACCTCACCTATGCCGTTGATCATGTGTCCTATCGCGGAGTCAAAATCGAGGTCGTTAGCCTACCGACGATGACCAGTGACAGCTTGATTCATGTGTCGGATCACTTTATCGATCTCACCCACCTCAAACCCAATATTGAGAAGCTCCGTCCCGCTCAAGAGCGAATACCCGACTGA